A window of Paenibacillus phoenicis genomic DNA:
ATGTGCTGCTGGGGCTCGTGGGACTGGCGATGTTTTTGCCGTTTGTCTATGTGCTGATCACTTCTTTTTCAAATCAAAATGTCGTATGGCCCACGCAATTCTCCTTGGAACCCTATCGGTATATTTTCTCAACTCAAACGTTTATACGAAGTATCGGAGTATCTGTGTACATTACCGTTCTTGGGACGTTTCTTAGTTTGCTGACCACGGCGTTGATGGCCTATTCGCTGTCGTTTAAGTTTTTGCCGGGGCGGAGCGGGATATTGCTCATGGTGCTGTTCACCATGGTGTTTCAGGGAGGAATGATCCCAACCTATTTTGTTGTGAAAAATCTTCATATGCTCGACAGCACCTGGTCCTTAATGATTCCAGGGCTGATCAGCGCCTTTTATCTGATTGTCATGCGGGATTTCTTCTCAACCGTGCCTACGGAGCTGATTGAATCGGCTAAAATCGACGGCGCGCATGAACTAACGGTGCTGTTACGGATCGTACTCCCGTTGTCCCTGCCAGCCTTGGCTGCCTTTGGGTTGTTTTATGCTGTAGGCATCTGGAATCAATACTTTAATGCCATTTTGTACATCAATAAACCGGATTTATGGCCTGTTCAGGTCATTCTTAGACAGATCGTTATTCTCGCCTCTGCTGGCTTAGGGTCAGGGGATGGCGGTGAAAGTGTGGCCTATTATGGCCAAGGCGTTAAAATGGCGGTCATCGTCGTCTCGACGCTGCCGATCATGATTGTGTACCCGTTTCTGCAAAAACATTTCGCGAAAGGAGCTCTGCTAGGTTCGGTGAAAGGATAATCGGCAGAGATCTTAAAAAGGGAGGAAACATAGATATGTTGCAAAGACCATTGGGTTGGAAAAGCTGGAGCCTCGGGGCGCTTGCCCTTATTCTGGCTGGTTCGCTGCTTGCGGGGTGCGGCTCCAAGCAAAACACCGCAGATTCGAGCAGCAGCGCCGCATCGAGTGATCAGCCGCTGAAGATCAAAATGACATTGAACTTTGATGGCAAAGAGGTTCCGCCAAAGGATAATGAAGTCGAGAAAGCGATTGAGCAATATACGAATACTGATCTGGACATCACCCATATTTCAAGTAACGATTTCTGTACCAAGCTCCCGGTGATGATCGCTTCCGGCGAACTGCCTCAGGTTCTTGCCAGCTGCGGTGCACCAAATCAATCCTATCTTATTACGGCTGCCCAAAACGGCGCCTTCTGGGATATTACCGATCTGATCAAGGAGTACAAAAATCTGTCCTCCATGCCGCAGCTTGTCTATGACAACGTCTCGATTGACGGCCGGTTATACGGTATTCCGCGTTTCCGTCCAGTCTCCCGGTACACTTCGGTATTCCGCCAGGATTGGCTCGACAATCTCGGGATGCAGCCGCCGCAAACCATTGATGAGATGTACCAGGTCCTCAAAGCATTCACCGAGCAGGATCCGGACCAAAACGGCAAAAAGGATACGATTGGCTTAACGGCGATGATCTCCAACACTTCGCTGTCGTTTGACCTTGGTGTTGCCTTTGGTGCGCCAAACAACTGGGGCGAAGTAGACGGGAAGTTCGTGAAGGCAGAAGAGACACCGGAGTATTTGGAATATCTCAAATTTATGAGAAAGCTCTTTGATGAGGGCTTGATGAACAAGGATTTTGCCACGATTGATGTAGGCCAAAATGAAGGGAACTTGGAAAATGGCAAAGCGGGCGTGATTAACGCTACGACCAATAACGTATTAGGTTTCCAAACCCGTGTCGAAAAAGTAAATCCTAAGGCAAAGCTCAATTTTGTTAGCGCTTTAGAAGGGCCGGACGGAAGACGGGTATCCGCAGACCGCGGCTCCAACGGGATTCTGATGTTCCCGAAATCCAGCGTCAAAAATGAAGCAGAACTGAAGCAGCTGCTCACCTTCTTTGACAAGCTGGCAGATAAGCCCATGGCAGATCTGCTGGAATGGGGGATTGAAGGCAAGCATTACGAAATGAAAGATGGCAAGCCCGTTCGCACGAATCAAGAGCAGTACGACAATGAAGTATCGTTCCCTTACAATAAACCGCTGGTGACCGTTCCATTAACGGACATCAAAACTCCTGGTGATTTGGATCCGATCTCTGAGAAAGTGCTGCAGGTCGAGAAGGACAATGAGCAATATGCGATCAAGGATCCGACCATGAGCTTAGTGTCTGATACATGGGCAGAGAGAGGCGCAGAGCTCACGCAGATTCTGCTGGATGCCAAAGTTCAGTTTATTATGGGGAAAATCGATGAAAACGAATGGAAACGGCAAGTCGAGAAGTTCAAGCAATCTGGCGGAGACAAAGTGGCTGAAGAATATGCGCAAGCCTTCGCCAAAGCTCATTAATCAAGGAAACTGCGGGATGAGTGGAAATCGGAAAAATGCTTTGGAGGGAAATACTCATGGAACTTGAGGCGCAAAAACGACAAGCAGATCCTTGCTGGCTGCGATATGCGGCTGTGGATCACCCGGAAATGTTAGAGCAATACCAGAAATGGTGCAGGGAGCTGGTCACGCCTACAAATCCAAGTCCACTTCTGACAAGTGTGATCTACGAGCTTCAGAAGGGGATGGAATCGATGTTGCATATGAAACCTCAGTGGGCCCACGATCCCGCCGAAAAATTCTCGGTATGGCTTGGAGTCAGAGGACAATCGGATCAAATCGACGAAGCGCTAGCCCCGCTGGCTGAAGCATCCGAAGACAGTTATGTGATCAAAACGTTGTCTCAGGACGGAAGGAAACACCTGCTTATTGCAGGTGTTTCTGAGCGGGGTGCCTTATACGGGGCTTTCCATCTGCTGCGCCTGATGCAAATGGGGGAATCGATTGAAGCGTTGAATATTCAGGAATCTCCCGATAACGGTCTGCGGATGATCAATCAGTGGGACAACCTGGATGGCAGCATTGAACGCGGGTATGCGGGAGGCTCTATTTTTTACAAGAACAACGAGATTCAATCGGACCTGACTCGCGTGCAGGAGTATGCCCGGATGCTAGCTTCTACGGGAATTAACGCCATCGCCATCAACAATGTGAATGTGCATGAGCGTGAATCATGGTTAATCAAGCAGCCAATGTTAGCCGAGGTGGCGAGAATTGCGGACATCTTTCGGAAATATGGGATCACCACCTTTCTCAGCATCAACTTCGCCAGTCCGATCGTAGTGGGACATCTGCCAACCGCCGACCCGCTAGACGAGGACGTGATCGCATGGTGGAAAAAGGCAGCCGATGACATTTACGAGGTCATTCCCGATTTCGGTGGTTTTCTGGTCAAAGCCGATTCTGAGTCCTGCCCTGGTCCGTTCACCTATGGCCGGAATCACGTCGACGGAGCCAATATGCTGGCCGAAGCGCTGAAGCCGTATGGCGGCCTGGTCATTTGGCGCTGCTTCGTCTATAACTGCTTCCAGGATTGGCGAGACCGTACAACCGACCGGGCCAAAGCAGCTTATGACCATTTTAAGCCGCTGGACGGACAGTTTGAGGACAACGTGATTTTGCAGATCAAAAACGGTCCGATGGACTTTCAGGTTCGAGAGCCGGTATCGCCGCTGTTTGGTGCCATGCCGGATACTAACCAGATGCTGGAGCTGCAAATTACCCAGGAATATACGGGTCAAGCCAGACATGTCTGTTATTTGGTTCCGCAATGGAAGGAAGTCTTTGCGTTTGATACGTATGCCCAAGGTGAAGGCTCCGAAGTCGCCAAAATCGTATCCGGTTCGCTTTATGGACGGAAGTTAGGTGGTGTAGCGGCGGTTTCCAATATCGGCGAAGATTGGAATTGGACAGGGCATGTATTGGCTCAGGCCAATTTATACGGGTATGGGCGATTGATTTGGGATCCCAGCCTGTCCGCAGAGCAGATCGCTCGAGAATGGATTGCTTTAACGTTTGGCAGCGGGTTTAAAATGACGGAAGTCATACTAAACATCTTGATGAACTCGTGGCAAACCTATGAACAATATACAGCCCCGCTTGGCGTAGGATGGATGGTGAACCCCAATCACCATTACGGACCTAATGTAGATGGATATGAATACTCCAGGTGGGGGACGTATCATTTTGCAGATCGGAACGGCATTGGCGTGGACCGCACCGTGAAGTCGGGCACGGGCTATACCGCCCAATATCATGAGCCGAATGTGAGCCGCTATGAATCGCTGGACACGTGCCCGGATGAACTGCTTTTATTTTTTCACCATGTCCCTTATACTCACAAGCTGCATTCCGGCAAAACGGTGATTCAGCATATCTATGACACCCATTTCGCCGGTGCTGAGCAGGCGCAAAACTTCCTTGATGCATGGTTGACGCTGGAAGAGCAGATGGATGAAGAGGCGTTTGAGAACGGACGAAGTCGTCTTCTAGAACAAGCGGAACATGCCCGGGAGTGGCGGGATCAGATTAATACGTATTTTTATCGTAAATCCGGAATTCCGGATGAGCAGGGGCGAGCGATTTATTAGTTTCATGAATAAATGGGAAAGAGAGCAGACGGGATGAACTCAAAAATTCTATTTAATGATGGATGGACTTTTGCCAAAAGTAGTCTGGATCCTTCCGCGGTCCAACAAGCGGCGATGGCAACCGAGGTTCAAGAGACTCTTAATCGTTCGGAGCTGCAGGGGCTCACCTTTGTACCCGTGGATTTGCCCCATGATTGGCTGATCTATAACACGCTTAACCTTTATGAGAACAGCATCGGTTGGTACCGTAAAACCTTTGTTTATTCCGGCAATACGGAAGAACAGGAGGTTGCGCTCGCTTTTGACGGCGTGTATATGGATTCGACGCTCTATGTGAACGGGAAGCGGATCGGGGAATGGAAATACGGTTATTCATCGTTTGAACATGAGATTACTGAAGCGCTTGTGCCTGGGGAAAACGAAATATTGGTTAAAATCGTTCATTTAAGTCCCAACAGCAGGTGGTACTCCGGTGCGGGGATCTACCGTAGTGTTTGGCTGAAGACCCGAAGCCGCAGCGCTTATATCGTAACGGACGGGATCTATGTTTCTACCCGCCGTGAAGAGCAGGAATGGCGTATGGAAATCGAGACGGAGCTGCGACTCGGTCCAGACCGACATCAAGAGTTTGTGCTCACCCACACTCTGTTTCACAAGGGGGATGTCGTACAAACATCTTCAGCAACGCTAGTTCCTGCAGTTGATCCTGGGATGCAAAACGTTCAAACCCTGAGGCTGACTTCTCCTCGGCTTTGGAGCCCAAATGAACCTCAGTTGTATACGCTCGTTACGGAGCTGTCCCTACTTACGTCCGGGGAGAACGCAGGGAAGGAAGAGCGTTTAGTTATTGAAAGGGTGACCCAATCCGTTGGTTTCCGTGAAGTGAAGATGGATCCAGACAAGGGCCTCTTCATCAATGGAGTTCCCATGAAGCTGAATGGTGTCTGTGAGCACCATGATCTTGGGGCATTGGGGAGTGCCTTTAATAAAGAGGCGCTACGTCGCAGATTTCGTCTGTTGAAGGAGATGGGAGTGAATGCTGTCCGGACCGCTCACAATATGCCTACCCCAGAGTTGATGGAGCTTGCGGCTGAGATGGGACTGTTTGTCGTATCAGAAGCGTTTGACATGTGGGAACGATCGAAAACGATGTATGACTACTCCCGTTTTTTTAAGGAATGGGCCCAACGGGATGTAGAGAGCTGGGTCAGACGTGACCG
This region includes:
- a CDS encoding carbohydrate ABC transporter permease; protein product: MHTHPTKLSRLFDGFNYVLLGLVGLAMFLPFVYVLITSFSNQNVVWPTQFSLEPYRYIFSTQTFIRSIGVSVYITVLGTFLSLLTTALMAYSLSFKFLPGRSGILLMVLFTMVFQGGMIPTYFVVKNLHMLDSTWSLMIPGLISAFYLIVMRDFFSTVPTELIESAKIDGAHELTVLLRIVLPLSLPALAAFGLFYAVGIWNQYFNAILYINKPDLWPVQVILRQIVILASAGLGSGDGGESVAYYGQGVKMAVIVVSTLPIMIVYPFLQKHFAKGALLGSVKG
- a CDS encoding extracellular solute-binding protein, encoding MLQRPLGWKSWSLGALALILAGSLLAGCGSKQNTADSSSSAASSDQPLKIKMTLNFDGKEVPPKDNEVEKAIEQYTNTDLDITHISSNDFCTKLPVMIASGELPQVLASCGAPNQSYLITAAQNGAFWDITDLIKEYKNLSSMPQLVYDNVSIDGRLYGIPRFRPVSRYTSVFRQDWLDNLGMQPPQTIDEMYQVLKAFTEQDPDQNGKKDTIGLTAMISNTSLSFDLGVAFGAPNNWGEVDGKFVKAEETPEYLEYLKFMRKLFDEGLMNKDFATIDVGQNEGNLENGKAGVINATTNNVLGFQTRVEKVNPKAKLNFVSALEGPDGRRVSADRGSNGILMFPKSSVKNEAELKQLLTFFDKLADKPMADLLEWGIEGKHYEMKDGKPVRTNQEQYDNEVSFPYNKPLVTVPLTDIKTPGDLDPISEKVLQVEKDNEQYAIKDPTMSLVSDTWAERGAELTQILLDAKVQFIMGKIDENEWKRQVEKFKQSGGDKVAEEYAQAFAKAH
- a CDS encoding alpha-glucuronidase family glycosyl hydrolase; protein product: MELEAQKRQADPCWLRYAAVDHPEMLEQYQKWCRELVTPTNPSPLLTSVIYELQKGMESMLHMKPQWAHDPAEKFSVWLGVRGQSDQIDEALAPLAEASEDSYVIKTLSQDGRKHLLIAGVSERGALYGAFHLLRLMQMGESIEALNIQESPDNGLRMINQWDNLDGSIERGYAGGSIFYKNNEIQSDLTRVQEYARMLASTGINAIAINNVNVHERESWLIKQPMLAEVARIADIFRKYGITTFLSINFASPIVVGHLPTADPLDEDVIAWWKKAADDIYEVIPDFGGFLVKADSESCPGPFTYGRNHVDGANMLAEALKPYGGLVIWRCFVYNCFQDWRDRTTDRAKAAYDHFKPLDGQFEDNVILQIKNGPMDFQVREPVSPLFGAMPDTNQMLELQITQEYTGQARHVCYLVPQWKEVFAFDTYAQGEGSEVAKIVSGSLYGRKLGGVAAVSNIGEDWNWTGHVLAQANLYGYGRLIWDPSLSAEQIAREWIALTFGSGFKMTEVILNILMNSWQTYEQYTAPLGVGWMVNPNHHYGPNVDGYEYSRWGTYHFADRNGIGVDRTVKSGTGYTAQYHEPNVSRYESLDTCPDELLLFFHHVPYTHKLHSGKTVIQHIYDTHFAGAEQAQNFLDAWLTLEEQMDEEAFENGRSRLLEQAEHAREWRDQINTYFYRKSGIPDEQGRAIY